Proteins from a genomic interval of Shewanella seohaensis:
- a CDS encoding DUF2065 domain-containing protein has translation MSLQLFMLAVALVLILEGVGPLLFPNKWRRYLNELSHQNQQVLRRIGGSLVTAGLVILIIFS, from the coding sequence ATGAGCTTACAGTTATTTATGCTGGCCGTGGCATTGGTGCTGATTTTAGAGGGCGTGGGGCCTTTGTTATTCCCCAATAAATGGCGCCGATATTTAAACGAGCTTTCCCATCAAAATCAGCAAGTTTTACGCCGGATTGGCGGTTCTTTAGTCACAGCTGGGCTGGTCATTTTGATTATTTTTTCATAA
- the rpsI gene encoding 30S ribosomal protein S9, translating to MSATQYYGTGRRKTSTARVFAKAGSGNIVVNQRPLDEYFGRETARMVVRQPLELVEMTEKLDIYVTVKGGGITGQAGAIRHGITRALMELDEALRPSLRSAGFVTRDARKVERKKVGLRKARRKPQFSKR from the coding sequence ATGTCTGCAACTCAGTACTACGGCACTGGCCGTCGCAAAACATCTACTGCTCGCGTATTCGCTAAAGCTGGTAGTGGTAACATCGTCGTGAACCAACGTCCTTTGGACGAATATTTTGGTCGTGAAACTGCTCGTATGGTTGTTCGTCAACCATTAGAGCTAGTTGAAATGACTGAAAAGCTAGACATCTATGTAACTGTTAAGGGCGGTGGTATCACTGGCCAAGCAGGTGCAATCCGTCACGGTATCACTCGTGCCCTGATGGAATTAGATGAAGCTCTACGTCCATCATTACGTTCTGCAGGTTTCGTTACCCGTGATGCTCGTAAAGTTGAGCGTAAGAAAGTGGGTCTACGTAAAGCACGTCGTAAGCCACAATTCTCAAAGCGTTAA
- the rplM gene encoding 50S ribosomal protein L13, with amino-acid sequence MKTTYTATPETVTREWFVVDAEGKTLGRMATEIALRLRGKHKAEYTPHVDTGDYIIVINAEKVTVTGNKAAAKTYYSHSGFPGGIKQISFDKLQDHKPEMIIEKAVKGMLPKGPLGRAMYRKLKVYAGAEHNHAAQQPQVLDI; translated from the coding sequence ATGAAGACTACATATACTGCTACACCAGAAACAGTGACGCGCGAATGGTTCGTTGTTGACGCTGAAGGTAAAACTTTAGGTCGTATGGCTACTGAGATCGCTCTGCGTCTACGTGGCAAGCATAAGGCAGAATACACTCCTCACGTTGATACTGGCGATTACATCATCGTTATCAATGCTGAGAAAGTAACTGTAACTGGTAACAAAGCAGCAGCTAAGACTTACTACTCTCATTCTGGTTTCCCTGGTGGAATCAAGCAGATTAGCTTTGATAAGCTGCAAGATCATAAGCCAGAAATGATTATCGAGAAAGCAGTAAAAGGTATGTTGCCAAAAGGTCCTCTAGGACGTGCCATGTACCGTAAACTGAAAGTTTACGCTGGCGCAGAACATAACCATGCTGCACAACAACCACAAGTTCTTGATATCTAA
- the zapE gene encoding cell division protein ZapE, whose protein sequence is MPQLSPWQHYQKDLTRDGFSHDPAQEMAVKALQRVYEDLTAAEAPSSLLGKLLTSFGLKSAPVAPKGLYLWGGVGRGKTYLMDTFFDALPGNQKLRAHFHRFMHQLHLDLDALKGTRDPLLVIAKQMAAKYRVICFDEFFVSDITDAMLLGTLFQALFKEGVVLVATSNIIPDDLYKNGLQRARFLPAIALINQHCEVLNVDSGIDYRLRTLEQAEIYHHPLDEEADTNLLRYFRQLAPEAEVSTDAIEIEGRAISIRQQAQGVLLADFRALCDGPRSQRDYMELARIYHTVLVSGIEQMGAFLTGDDIARRFLAMVDEFYERNVKLIVSAQVPLEEIYTDGLLSFEFRRCRSRLIEMQSHDYLKSEHLP, encoded by the coding sequence GTGCCCCAGTTAAGCCCTTGGCAGCATTACCAAAAAGATCTTACTCGTGATGGTTTTTCCCATGATCCCGCGCAGGAAATGGCCGTAAAGGCGCTGCAACGCGTCTACGAGGATTTAACCGCTGCCGAAGCGCCAAGCTCACTCTTAGGCAAGTTACTGACCTCCTTTGGCCTTAAGTCTGCACCTGTCGCGCCTAAGGGATTGTATCTTTGGGGCGGTGTCGGTCGCGGCAAAACCTATTTGATGGACACTTTTTTTGATGCGCTGCCAGGTAATCAAAAATTAAGGGCGCACTTTCACCGCTTTATGCATCAACTGCATTTGGATCTGGATGCGCTCAAAGGTACGCGCGATCCTTTGTTAGTGATAGCCAAACAAATGGCGGCTAAATACCGAGTCATTTGTTTTGATGAATTTTTTGTCTCTGATATCACTGATGCCATGTTACTTGGCACCTTATTCCAAGCCCTCTTTAAAGAAGGTGTGGTATTAGTCGCTACCTCAAACATCATTCCCGATGATTTGTATAAAAACGGATTGCAACGGGCGCGATTCCTTCCCGCGATCGCCTTGATCAATCAGCATTGTGAAGTACTCAATGTGGATTCGGGCATCGACTATCGTCTACGCACACTGGAGCAGGCCGAGATTTATCACCATCCACTCGATGAAGAAGCCGATACTAACTTGCTGCGTTATTTCCGTCAGTTAGCCCCCGAGGCCGAAGTATCAACCGACGCGATTGAGATTGAAGGGCGAGCAATCAGCATACGTCAACAGGCGCAAGGCGTGTTGCTCGCGGATTTCAGGGCCTTATGCGATGGTCCCCGTAGTCAGCGGGATTATATGGAGCTGGCGCGGATTTATCATACTGTGTTGGTGAGTGGCATCGAACAAATGGGCGCGTTTTTAACGGGTGATGATATCGCCAGACGTTTCTTGGCCATGGTGGATGAGTTTTACGAGCGCAACGTTAAGTTGATCGTTTCCGCGCAGGTGCCGCTAGAAGAGATTTACACCGATGGCTTATTGAGTTTTGAATTTAGACGCTGCCGCTCTCGCTTAATCGAAATGCAATCCCACGATTACTTAAAATCAGAACATTTACCATAA